ATCAAGCCATGGAACAACATCGCATTCTACGCGAACTATATCGAAGGGCTCAGCAAGGGCGACATCGCACCGATGACCGCGAGCAATGCCGGAGAGGTCCTTTCGCCTTACATCAGCAAGCAGCAGGAAGCAGGCGTCAAAATCGACTTCGGCATGCTGGCTACTACGATCAGTGCATTTGAGATCACCAAACCCTCGGGGCAACTTGGCGCGGACAAGATTTTTCGGACCGACGGTGAACAGCGCAATCGCGGCTTGGAATTCAATGTGTTTGGCGAGGTGCAACCCGGCATTCGCGTGCTCGGCGGCGTGACGCTGATCGATGCTGAGCTGACAAAGACGAACATCCCCGCCGCTCTCGGCAAGACGCCGATCGGCGTGCCTCACGTGCAAGCCAACTTGAGCACCGAATGGGATACCCCCTTCGTGCCCGGACTGACGCTGGTCGCAAGCACCGTCTATACGGGCTCTCAATATATCGATGCGACAAACACTCAGAGCATTCCGGCCTGGACGAGGCTCGACCTTGGTGCCCGCTACAGCACAAGGATCGACGGCAGGCCGGTCACGCTGCGCGCCTTGGTCCAGAACGTGTTCGACACCAACTATTGGTCCGGTGTGTCGAGCTTTTCCGGATTGTCGCAAGGCGCTCCGCGGACCGTGCTGGTGTCGCTCACGACAGATTTTTGAGTTGATCTGGCCGCTTATATGTGTGGTGGCCGAGGCAGGGCCGGTTTTGGCGATCGATATCGGTGCGCAAGGGCGTTTCGCTTCTTCGATTCGTTGTCGACGTTCATAACACGGCAGGTTTCTGGGCATCGATTGCGCTCCCCGTGATCTCAATCACCGGCGTCGGGATCATTTTTCCCGACGCGGTGCGTCCTGTCGTTGGCCTCCTGTCGCAAGCGACACCTGATCCCTCGCCTCCCGCAGCAGCAGCCGCAAGCGCTACGGGTGCTCAGGCGACCGTGACCTGACACCAGATTTTTTCGATCGTCGTTCTACGGCTCCGTGACTTCATTCAACATGTCGCGCCCGAGGGCCTTGAGGAAGCACCAAGCGTCCGACCCTGCCGCCATAATACTCAGTGAACCACAGCGCGCCGTCCGGCCCAGTCGTTATGCTGTGAGGTCCGCTACCATCCGATGGCACAGCAAATTCAGTGACTGAACCGGTGGTCGTGATGCGGCCGATTTTGTTGCCAATGGCGCAGCGTGGGCCCGGCTGGCGAACGCAACTGGCTTCGGTAAACCACAGGGCACCGTCTGGTCCCCTCGTGATACCCCACGGCTGGGCATCGGAATTGGGGAGAGCGAATTCAGTAATCTTGCCATCGACGGTCATTCGCACGATTTTGCCACTAACCGGTTCGGTGAGCCACAGCGCGCCGTCTGGTCCAGTGGTAATACCCCCCGGGCTACTATCCTCCGGCGGGATCGTGAATTCGGTGACCGCGCCCGCGGTCGTAACCCGTCCAATTTTGCCACGAACACCTGTGAACCACAGTGCGCCATCTGGTCCAGTCGTGATCTCTCCACCCTTGGCTGTGGGGGCCGCGAATTCGGTGACCGTGCCGATAGTTGTGATCCGCCCGATTTTGCCTGCAACCCCTTCGGTGAACCACAAGGCGCCATCTGGCCCGGTCGTGATGCCCAGGGGCCCAGGGACCGCAAATTCGATCAGTTGTAAGTTTTCAGCCGTGGCGTTCGCCGGAATGCGCCCGATCTTATTTGACGTGAACTCAGTGAACCACAGAGCGCCGTCGGGTCCCGTTATGATGGAATGCACAATGCCGCCGCCCTTGATCGGGAATTCGGTGAGGCCCTCGCGAGCCGTGATCCGCCCAATCTTGCCCCCAGCCTCGGTGAACCACAGCGCGCCGTCTGGCCCAGTCGTGATCGCGGAGGGACGGCTGGCGGGAGTCGGTAGACCGAATTCAGTCAATGTCTGGGCAGCAGCAGGCATGGTCCCCACGGCCGCCGCCAATTGGGACGCTATCGCCAGCAACAATGACGCGATCGCAATTCTCATGGCCCATTTTTCAGCTTTGCCCGGCGCGATCACGCCCATCGCGCGCGTTTCGCGGAGTGCCGCTGCGTCGCGTCACGCCGCCGGGGCCGCTTCCGACAGGTCCATGACTTCACCGCGCGCCGGGTAGTTGTTCTTCAGGACATAGTCGATTGCGGCGAGAATGTCGGCGAAGTGCGGGCGCGCGAACGGCATGGTCTGGACGCTGCCGAAGTAGAGCGTGCCGTCCGGCCGTATCAGATAGAGCGCCGGCTCCGAGAAGCGCGCCGGCTCCTCGACCCCGGTCGAGGTCATGCCGCGCCCTGAGGAAATGAATAATCCCCAACGGCGTGCAGCCGCCAGATCGAGGCCATAGCCGATGCGCAACCGCGTCAATCCCCAGTCGTCCCTGGTCTGCGTGGCCCGCTCCTTCGTATCGGACGATACGGCCACCACCGCAATGCCGCGCTTGTCGAACTCCTCGAGCTTCGATTCCAGTTCCCTCAGCTGGGTCTTGCAAATCGGGCAGTGAAGGCCGCGATAGAACACGAGCAGCGTGAAATGCTCAGGCTTCTCGCGTGCAAGATCGAAGGTGCCGCCGCTCGCGAGGTCAACGCGAAGAGGCGGAACGGCCCGCCTTGGAAACAAGTGCACGAAATCTGTCATATGTCTTGCTCCTTCTCAGTTTCTGTTGTCAGAACTCGGCGCCAGAGCCTGTGATCCCTCATTGGTGGCCGATATTTCGAAAACCACATGAACAGCGCCGGTACAGGCAGAAGAAGCCAGAGGCGCGACCGGTCAGGGAGTTTGACCAGGAAGGTCTCAATCGCTGCCAGCGCGCCCGTCAAAAGCGTCGAGACGAATAATCGAAGCTGGATTGTCGGACGAATTTTCTGCTTCTGCTGCCCTCTGCCTGAGGAATTCCTATGGCGCGGAGTTAGCGGTGCTAGGCGTTCGCTTCGCCTGGAGCCGCATATCTGGTCAGATGCGCCGAACCGGGCCGATTTGCCGCTAGCCGGGCGACCTCCAGTGTTGCGCGGTGGGCACACCATGCAGTCGTCTGCGGCCGCGCCAACCATTGCCCCTGCACTTTCAAATACTCCCGAGTACGTTGTGAGATATAGATTCTACAACCGCGAGGAGCCTGGTCAGGCAACCGGCCGATAAACCCTCGCAATGTGCTGGGCGAGTGATCAATACATATTTGAAGGCGGGACGCTGCCAGATGCAGGATGTTACGTTTCGTATTCCGGCCACCGCCAGGAAGGCGATCGACGCTGCGGCTGGCGACCGCATCTTGGCGGTCCTCGCAGCGATGCTGCTGTCCGCCACGGCATTTACATCTACATCCGTCGACGCACAGACCCTGAGTTTCGGCTCCGCCGGCGCCGGCGGTTCCGGCGCGTGGGATAATACCACTGTCGATTGGTTCAACGGCTCGACCGCCGTGCCGTGGGCCAGCGGAGCAACCGCCGTATTTGGCGGAGCCGCGGGTACTGTGACCGTGAGCGGTACGGTCGCTGTTGGAGGCGCGACCTTCAACACCAACGGCTATACGATCACCGGCGGTACGCTGGCCATTGCTGGCAGCGGACTCACTATCGCGAGCGCAAGCAACGGTATCGGCTCAACCATCGGCTCGACCATCTCCGGCTCGAACCTCACTGTTCTCGGCGGTTCAGTCACATTGTCGTCCCTCGGCGCCATTTCCTATACCGGATCTACCACGATCACCAACGGCGCGACGCTTACTTTCGCCTCGCCGAACATAGCTTCCGCCATCCAATCGACGGCGTTCTTTGTGAACGGGCCATCGACCTTGGTCGTCAATGCGCAGAACCGTGAAGACATTCACGGGACGATTACGTTCGATCGGGCAGGCGGCGGGACAGTGGATTTTACGGGAACCGGCAATTTCGGCGGCGTGGTAGTGTCGAACGCGGGGCCCCTGACGATCGTGGCGACAGGTGGTGCTCAAGATCGGGTGATCAGTTCTACAGGTGTCGGCCTCAATATAAACCTGAACGATCCAGGGCTCATACTGAACACTGCGGATGCCTCGAGCAGTCTGCTGGTCAGTTCACGGTTGTGGAATGGGGGAAGTGTCACGAAAACAGGTCCTGGCACGGCCATACTGGCTTTCGCCAACATCTATACCGGCCGCACCGTGCTCAACGGCGGCGTGCTTAGCGTATCGAACCTCGCGAATGGTGGAGTCGCCAGCAACATCGGACAGTCCACCAACGCGGCGACCAATTTGGTCTTTAACGGCGGTGCTCTGCAGTACACCGGCGTCGGGGCCAGTACCAACCGCCAGTTCACGCTGGGCACCGGTGGCGGCACCATTGATGCGTCTGGTTCCGGCGCACTGAACTTTACGAACACGGCGGCGATTGCTTTCAGTGGTCCGGGCCCTCGCGTCCTCACCCTGACCGGTAGTAATACCGCAACCAACACGCTGGCCGCCGTTCTGGGCGACAGCGGCGGTTCATCCTCCCTCATCAAGGCAGGTGCTGGCAGATGGGTGCTGACGGGGAACAACAGCTACACGGGCGGCACAGCGATCGACGGCGGGACCTTGCAGGTCTCGGCCGACAACAATCTCGGTGCGGCCACGGGAGTCCTGACCTTCAACGGCGGCACGCTGGAGAACACGGCGGCCTTCACCACCGCGCGCAACGTCACGCTGGACACCGCCGGCGGCACCTTCCAGACCGACGCCGACCTGACGGCTTCGGGCACGATCACGGGCGCGGGCGGCCTCACCAAGACCGGCGCCGGCAACCTCATTCTCACGGGCGACAACACCTATACCGGTGGCACGACCATTTCGGCCGGCACGCTGCAGCTCGGCAACGGCGGTACGACAGGGTCGATCATCGGCAATGTGCTCAACAACAGCGTTCTGGCGTTCGCTCGCTCCGATACACTCAGCTTCGGGGGCCTGATCTCGGGCTCCGGCTCGGTGAACCAGCTCGGCAGCGGCGCGACGGTGCTGACCGGCAACAATACCTATACAGGCGCAACAACGGTCAGCGCAGGCAGTTTGATCGTCAACGGCGACCAGTCCGCGGCCACGGGGCCGACCTCGGTTGCCAGCGGCGGCACGCTCGGCGGCACCGGCATCGTCGGCGGCAGCGTCGCCATTGCGAACGGCGGCATCCTTTCGCCCGGCAATCTCGGCAGCAGCCCGGGCGCGCTCACGATCCAGAAGGATTTGTTGCTAAGCGGCGGATCGATCCTCAACTACAACTTTGGCAAAGCCAACACGCCAGGCGGCCCCTTGAATGACCTCACCCAGGTCAATGGCAACCTGACGCTCGCCGGCACAATCAATGTCTCCGCCTCACCCGGCGGCAGTTTTGATCCGGGCGTCTATCGCGTGATCAACTATGCGGGCACGCTGACCAACAACACACTTCAGACCGGCACCATCCCGTCGCCGGATTATTTCGTTCAGACCTCGATCGACAAGCAGGTCAATCTCGTCAACACCGGCGGCTTGACGCTGAACTTCTGGGACGGCAACGCAGGCCCGAAGAACGACAGTGCCGTGAACGGCGGTGATGGCGTGTGGCACACCGCCGGTGTCGATAACAACTGGACGGACATCAGCGGCGTCGTCAATGCGCCGTATGCGAACGGCTCGTTTGCGATCTTCTCGGCAATGCCGGGCACGGTGACCGTGGACAACAGCCTGGGCCAGGTCACGGCCACCGGCATGCAGTTCGCTTCGAACGGCTATCATCTCCTCGGCGGCGAGATCGCGCTGGTTGGCTCCCCCACGTCGGTCATCCGGGTGGGAGATGGCACCCTTGCGGGTGCGAGCTTCGTTGCGACGATCGATAACGTGCTGAGCGGCAACACGCAGCTTGTGAAGACCGATCTCGGCAAGCTGGTGCTGAACGGGATCAACACCTACACCGGCGGGACCGCGATCAACGGCGCCACGCTCGCGATCTCCAGCGATGCCAATCTCGGCGCCGCGGGCACCGGGCTTACGCTCGATACGGGCGTACTGCAGACCACGGCCAATATCACCAGTGGCCGTCACGTCGTCGTTCCGACACGCGGCACCTTTCTGACCGATTCCGGCACCACGTTGACCTTGAACGGCACGGTCTCCGGGGCCGGCAACGTGGTGAAGGACGGCGGCGGCGTGCTGCTCCTCAACGGCGCCGCCACGAATACGGGCAGCACCACGGTGGCCGGCGGCACGCTGCAGGCGGGGGCTGCCAACGTATTCAGTGCGGTCTCTGCCTTTTCGGTTCTGGGCGGCGCCACGCTCGATCTCAACGGTCGGGACCAGACGATCGCGAGCTTGAGCAACGCCGGGACGGTCAAGCTGAGCGGAGCGCCGGGCACGACATTGACTGTGACCGGCGACTACGTCGGCAATGGCGGCCTGCTTGCTTTCAATACCGCGCTCGGTAATGACGCATCGGTGACGGACAGGCTTGTCGTAAACGGGAGCACCGCGGGCACGGGCTCCGTCAAGGTGACCAATGTCGGCGGGCTTGGCGCGCCGACGACTGAAGGCATCAAGATCATCGACGTTGCCGGCGCCTCGAACGGCGCGTTCGCTCTGCTCGGCGATTACATGATCCAGGGACAGCAGGCGGTGATCGGTGGCGCCTACGCCTACACCTGCAGAAGAACGATACCAACGGCGACTGGTATCTGAAATCGAGCCTTGCCAATCCGCCGCCGACCACCGTGCCCCCGCCGCCTCCGCCAGCCGCGCCGCCGGGGCCGCTCTACCAGCCGGGCGTTCCGCTCTATGAGTCCTATGCGCAGGTCCTGCTGGGGCTCAACGAGCTGCCGACCTTGCAACAGCGCGTTGGCAACCGCTACCGGGGCGGCAGCGACGCCACCGCGCGCGCCGGCATGGCCTATGCTCAATTGGACGGCGCCGCGCCGGAGTCGCCGGTCTGGGCTCGCGTCGAGGGCCGGCACGCGACGATGCAGCCCTCCACCACCAGCGGCTCAACCTATCAGGCCGATCAGCTCAAGGTGCAGACCGGCATCGACGGACTGGCGCTGGAGAACGACAAGGGCAAGTTGATCGTCGGGCTCACCGCGCAGTACGGCACGGTGGCGGCGGACGTCGCTTCGGTCTTCGGCAATGGAAAGATCCGCGCCGATGGTTACAGCACCGGTGCGACGTTGACGTGGTATGGTGACAGCGGCTTCTACGTCGACAGTCAGGCGCAGACCACCTGGTACAACGCCAATCTGACCTCGGCGCTGACCGGCACCATGGCCCACGGCAACGATGGTTTCGGCTATGCGTTCGGCGTCGAAGGCGGTCGCCGTTTCGGTGTGGCCAATGGTTTCTCGCTGACTCCCCAGGCGCAGCTCGTCTATTCGGCCGTGAACTTCGATACGTTCTTCGATCGCTTCGGCGCGCGGGTGTCGCTCGGCCGCGGCGACAGTCTCCTGGGTCGCGTCGGCCTCTCGCTCGATCATCAACGGACGTGGCGCGACGAGGCCGGCCGGCTCACCCGCTCGGACGTGTACGGGATCGCCAACCTGCACTACGAGTTCCTCGATGGCGCGGTGGTCAACGTCTCCGGCGCGAGCCTTGCGAATGCCAATGATCGGCTGTGGGGCAGCATAGGCGCCGGTGGCACCTATAGCTGGGCGGACGGCCGCTACGCGGTTTATGGCGAGGTCTCCTACAATACGAGCCTCAGCCCTGCGGGCGACAGCCACAGCTACAAGGGAGCTGGCGGTTTCCGGGTCGTGTGGTGACGTTCTCCGGCGTCTCGCGCGTCGCTGATAAAGGCCGGCGAGTCGGGCGTTGACCGCCTTGCAGTTCGCGCCATTTGATAGCTCAAAGGTATAAACTTCAAAACTATCATGGAAAGAAAAAGGCCGATCTCTCCAAGAGAGATGGCGCGCCATTCAGAACAAAACTACGAACCCTTATGTTATTGAAATTGTTATCTAAATTATAGCCACCCCCCGGAAGGATATGGATGCGGAGTGGCTCCACCGAGTTTCTATGTCGGGGGCTCAAGTCACCGGAGCGCTACCTACGTTCCCCCCGAACGCTTTCCGCTGAGTTTATGGTGTCCGGGTTTGAGACCGCCGGTCGCGAACAAGGAAACCATCGTGGCAAACGTCTCCGTGGTCACGCGAGCGATTTCCCCAAATCCCGGCGCGACCATCATCTCGTCGTAAACGAAGTCCGTGCCGTAGGGATGACCCAACAGGAAATTCGTGCGGTGCACGTTCTTGATGTTGATCGGTGCCATTGGGAACGGCACGAGCCACACGTTCATCCTCGGGTCGTATTCGGGGATGAGACCCGACGGCTGAGACGGCCCGGTGAACCCTGGCGTCAACGCGAAGGGATCGGTCAGCATCCGGATCAGGGCCGGATCGCGCGCGGCGGCGGCCAACGTCGCTTGAGCGCTCGCCGCGGTGCCGCCAGACATGCCACCTTTCACCTTGCGCAGGCGGGCTTTGACCCGTCGCGCCGCGCGGCCGAATTTCTCACGCGCCTTCTCCTGCAACGTGAGCACGCCGAGATCGAACGGGATGGAATCGAAGCCGCAGGAGAAGACGATGCGCGCCCCGTGCGTTTTGCCTCTTCGTGATGGGCGTCGATCATGCGCCGCATCCAAGCCGGCTCCCCTTGGAGACAAGAACAAGTCTATGAAAGCCTTTGCGCCCCGGCTCTCCGCGCACCTGATCAGGGCGTGCTGCCGCGCATCGAGGCGGGATGGCCGGGAAGCTTGAGTGGCAAGCCCACTGGCACCAGCTTGTTACCGGCGAGCCGGTAAGTGGCCAGCTCCTGTTCGCCCAAATTGGCAATATACAGGAACCGTCCGTCGGGACTGAAGGCGATTCCTTCGGCCAGGGTGCCGACCTCGGTCTCGCCCAGCTTGCGCACCTTCTTGCCGTCGGTCTTGAGAAGCACCGCAACCGCATGGTCGTGACGGAAAAAGGCGTTGTTTGGCACGGAGCCGCCCGAGCCATTGGTCAGGAGCGTCACGGCATAGGCGTCGGTCGGGTTTACTGCCAAACCTTCCGGCCCGTCCCCCACCACCACTTGGTCGACTTCACGCGGCGGATCGAGCGTCATGTCGATGACCGCCACCGTGCTCACCTGACCGTCGGCGACCCCGGCATTGCCGTCGTGATTAACCAGGCCGCGCCTGCCGTCTGCGGTAATCTGGACGTTGTACGGAAACACGCCAGTTAGCATGTCATAACCTTTGTAGGTCACCGTAGTACCATCGATATCGAGAAGGGCGACCTTGTTCGCCGTCGCCTTGGCCACCAGCGCGCGCTTGCCGTCGGGCGTGATGGCCACGGCGGATGGTTGCTGGCTCGGCGCGTCGGCAGGCGCGAGCGCCACCGTGCCGACGACGGCGACGGTCTTTCCGGAAATCGACAAGACGCTCACGCTGTTGTCCGCACGATTGGCAACCAGGGCCAAATTTCCCGCACGATTGATCGCCATGCCTGAGGGTTGCTTGCCGGTTTGGATCGTGGCGATGACCGCTGGCGGCGAGGTCGTCAGATCGATGACGAAGAGATTGTTGCCCGGCACACTTTTCAAAGTGTCGCCATCCTTGACCACGTCGATCGAATTCGTCACCAGCGCCAGCTTGCCGTCCGGCGTGATCGCGAGGTTGGTCGGCGGCCCGAAGACCGAGTTCTCGAGCGGCAGATTGACGACGATGCGTGGCTTGGCGCGATCGCGGATATCGATGATCGACACGGTGTCCTTGCCCGGCGGGCTCAACACCGGCTTGCCGTCGGTGAAAGCGACCTTCTCATCGTTGCCGACGATTAGATATTGGGCCTGCGCCGCGGCGGCGAAGCCCATCGCGGCGGCAAGCGCGGCCGCAGCTAAAGTCCTTGGCATGGTTTTCCTCCATGGACCCGGTTTGTGCTGGTGGGAAACTCTTCCTCGTACTCTGGCGCGAGCGTCAAGCGCAAACGCAGGTATTAATAGCGCCGGAAAAGGATGACGCTCGAATTTAGAATGCAATGCCTGCCGACGGCGCGATCGCTGCCAGTTCGGCACGTCCCACTTCAAGGGCAGCTGGTTTAAGACTACACCACCTCGCCTACTCATGAAAAGGAGGGCCCGACCACCCACGCGCCCCACAGTCGACCAGGGATGCAATGTCCGAGTCGAGTCGGGAGCGGCGCTGAGCCCCCGCGCGAAAGTCTTCCGGTGTACCCCTGATAGCCGACTGCCCGGCAGGGACTATGTTGTTCGCCTCAGGGTAGAGTCGAGATGTGGCGGGGTCGCGGTAGGCTGAACATATCTGTTTGCCGCCTCTTTCGTCTGGCGGTGCCTTAGTGGTTCACCCTTGGCTCCGTTTCCACATCCCGCTCATCGAACCGGACAGGCAGATTTCCCGCATCCGGCTCTCGGACAAGACTTCATGCCTTCGCCCACGGCAAGTCGCGCCCAAGCGCGGTTAGGCGTACGAGCCCGAAGTACCCGTAGAGGTGCGAGAGTGGATAGGTCCCGCCCCTGCGTCGCCTGACCTTGTGCTTGAAGCGCAACCACCGGCGCAACCGCGCAGCCGCGTAGTTGTCGAGCGCCCGATACGCTTTGGTGACGGTGCCTACTTTGAAGTAGTTCGCCCATCCGCGCAGCGTGCGGTTCAACTGGCCTACGAGCTCCGTGGTCTCTTGCCAAGTTCCTGATCGGGCGGTGAGCGCGCGAATGCTTTCGATCACGCGTTTGATGCTCTTGCGCGATGGCCGGTACCCCAGGCGCGCCTGGCCGGTTTTCGCTGAGTACATCCGTCCGAACGAGTAACCCAGGAAGTCGAACTCTCCTTCCGGTACCTTGCAGATTCGTGTCTTCTCCTCGTTGACCATCAGCTTCAGCTTTCTCATGATCTCGCGCAGTTGCTGCAAGGCTTCTTCGGCTTTGCCTCTCCGGCACAAGATCACGAGGTCGTCGGCGTAGGTCACGATGCGAGTGCCAAGGCTTCGCTCCAACCCAAGCATCTTCCATCCCAACACGAACCGGCGCATGTAAAGATTCGCCAGCAATGGTGAGATGGGTGAGCCTTGCGGGATGCCGCGCCGCTTGTCCCGGGCCTCGGTCGTCCGTGTCGTCCTTCCTCGATCATCGGTTTCTTCCACGGGACATTCCAGCCACATCTTGATCAGATGCAGCACGCGCCGATCAACAATTCGGCGTGCTACCGACTTTAGGAGTTCGGCATGCGGAATGCTCCCGAAGTAGTCCGCGAGGTCGGCGTCAACGACTTCCGGGTGGCCGCGGAACAGCTGCGCTTCCACCTCGACCACCGCCTGTTGGGCATTGCGCCCGGGACGGTAGGCATACTGCTCTGGTGGAAGATCGGCCTCAAAGATCGGTTCCAGCACCAGCATCGCTGCCGTCATGCAGACCCGATCTCGCAAGGTCGAGATGCCCAATGGCCTGAGTTTGCCATTGGCCTTCGGTATGTACACTCTTCTGATAGGGTCCGGCCGGTACGTCTCCTGCCTGAGCGCAAGCGCCAGTTCGCCAAGCCACCGCTGCTCCCCATACGCTTCGATGTCCGCGAAGTCCTGCCCATCTACCCCCGGTGCGCCCTTGTTGGAACGGCATTGGGCATAGGCATGGGCCAGGATGTCTTCCCGGCTGATCTTGTCGTACAGGGCGTAGAAGCGGTAGCCAGCTTCTGCCTTCGCTTTCGCGTGTAACGCCGTCTGCAGTTTCTGAACACTCTTCGGAGTTGATAGGTTGCCCAATCTCCAGGTCCCTCACCACGTCTTTGCGTCTGTCTTGAACTGAGGTCCCTTCCCTCCACCGGCGTTACCCGGCTTCAGCGGTACTACAAACCTCTCCGCCACCCCAAGGCGACCGGCCTGTCCCTCGCGGGCGTCCGGTTGATCATCCCTGACCACGCCTTGGGGTCTCCCGTGTTGCGTACGCTTTCCTTGTGTACATGCCGTCGCCACTACCCCGGCACAGCGACTGGAGGTATTGCTTCGCTCACTTCGCCCCAGTCGTGTCAGCCTTCCCTGATATGGCCGTCAGGTCGGCCTGTGCATCGTCCTTTTCGAGGCTTGCTCGGCGTTCACTCGCGTTACGACCTGCACACTCGCGCTGTCACCAATTCGTGACACGCTATCCGAAGGCTTCAGCCACTTCGTCACCTCCATAGCTGCTCCGGTTGCTTCCGGCTGGAGCGTTTGCCGGGTGGGACTTGCACCCACTGGAAAGCGCCGCCTTGTCACGGCGCACGCCACATCCGGACATTCGCACCGACGATTTCTCAAGTGTTTCAGAGAGCGGTGCCCGCATCAGTGAGCCGGAGAAAACAGCGCAACCGACTCTGAAAATCCCTTCAGCGTTTCAGAACCCGCTGGCGCAAACTCGAGATCGACATTGGTACACTCATCCCTGACCTCACGAGATACAAGGATCGCGTCTGCTTGGGCAATATCACAAATTCGAGCCGCCATTTGCACCGCCGAACCAAAAAGATCATCGCCTTCCTCGACGGGTTCGCCGGCATGTATGCCGATCCTTACATGGATCGGGGTCTCACTGTTCTTGTTATAGGATGCGAATTTTTCCTGAATCTCAATTGCACACGCGACCGCAGCTGGTGCGTCGTCGAATGACGCCATAAGGCCGTCGCCCAAGTGTTTTATTTCGGAGCCGCGATAATGTTCCAAACACCGCCGGATGATCGCATCGTGAGCCCTGAGCAGCTCCATCGCCTTCGTATCGCCGAGTCGCACCGTCATCTCGGTCGAGCCGACCATGTCCGTGAACATGATGGCGCGGAATGCTGATTCGTTGATCGGCACCGTTTTTGCCGAAAGCGGATCCTGGATGCGACCGAGAAAAGCCTCGACAGCCGACAGATCCACGGCGATCATTTGGTTGGCCACGTGCCCATGGGCCTCTGCATGGACCTTGTCGGCTGTCTCCCTATCTGGTGCATCCACAAGACAGAATGTCGTTCGGCGTTCAGCATCGTACCAATACGTCAGAAACTTCACGCCATATTTGTCTTGGACTTCCAGGTCCTTGAGGTGCAGTTTGGCAACTTCTTCCGCCGAGTATTCGACTACATCGTGACGATCCAGGAAGATTGGCATTTCTCTCTCTCCCCATTTGCCCGGCAACATCCTAGCACTGAATTGTTGAAGCCCTAACTGCGAAGAGATGCCAACGACTAAGCGTGTCTTGCTTGTATTCGCATCCCACCACTCGGCACGTGTTACAACTACTGGTGTGGGTCACAAGCGCCGGTCGAACCAATGCGCTGTTCCCCACTTCCTTCGCCTTGGGGCCAATTGCTGCCGTGCCGCCGATGTGCATGCGAACGAACCATCGGCCGTCAATCCTCTTTCGCTCCGTTACCGGTCCATGGCGCAACAGGTTGTCGATCTTGCGCTCGAGCTCCGCGTTGCGAGCGGGCTTCGAGCACCTTCAACGAAATCGGCTAACTAAATCCATCGTCGCACGCGCCCGGCATAATCCAGATAGGTCTCCCCGAATCGCGCTTGTAGATGCCTTTCCTCCCACTCGGTGGCGAGCTTTTGCACTGTGAATGCGGCGAGGATCGCAAGGAGCAAAAACCACACAATGCCCG
The DNA window shown above is from Bradyrhizobium sp. ISRA464 and carries:
- a CDS encoding autotransporter-associated beta strand repeat-containing protein — encoded protein: MQDVTFRIPATARKAIDAAAGDRILAVLAAMLLSATAFTSTSVDAQTLSFGSAGAGGSGAWDNTTVDWFNGSTAVPWASGATAVFGGAAGTVTVSGTVAVGGATFNTNGYTITGGTLAIAGSGLTIASASNGIGSTIGSTISGSNLTVLGGSVTLSSLGAISYTGSTTITNGATLTFASPNIASAIQSTAFFVNGPSTLVVNAQNREDIHGTITFDRAGGGTVDFTGTGNFGGVVVSNAGPLTIVATGGAQDRVISSTGVGLNINLNDPGLILNTADASSSLLVSSRLWNGGSVTKTGPGTAILAFANIYTGRTVLNGGVLSVSNLANGGVASNIGQSTNAATNLVFNGGALQYTGVGASTNRQFTLGTGGGTIDASGSGALNFTNTAAIAFSGPGPRVLTLTGSNTATNTLAAVLGDSGGSSSLIKAGAGRWVLTGNNSYTGGTAIDGGTLQVSADNNLGAATGVLTFNGGTLENTAAFTTARNVTLDTAGGTFQTDADLTASGTITGAGGLTKTGAGNLILTGDNTYTGGTTISAGTLQLGNGGTTGSIIGNVLNNSVLAFARSDTLSFGGLISGSGSVNQLGSGATVLTGNNTYTGATTVSAGSLIVNGDQSAATGPTSVASGGTLGGTGIVGGSVAIANGGILSPGNLGSSPGALTIQKDLLLSGGSILNYNFGKANTPGGPLNDLTQVNGNLTLAGTINVSASPGGSFDPGVYRVINYAGTLTNNTLQTGTIPSPDYFVQTSIDKQVNLVNTGGLTLNFWDGNAGPKNDSAVNGGDGVWHTAGVDNNWTDISGVVNAPYANGSFAIFSAMPGTVTVDNSLGQVTATGMQFASNGYHLLGGEIALVGSPTSVIRVGDGTLAGASFVATIDNVLSGNTQLVKTDLGKLVLNGINTYTGGTAINGATLAISSDANLGAAGTGLTLDTGVLQTTANITSGRHVVVPTRGTFLTDSGTTLTLNGTVSGAGNVVKDGGGVLLLNGAATNTGSTTVAGGTLQAGAANVFSAVSAFSVLGGATLDLNGRDQTIASLSNAGTVKLSGAPGTTLTVTGDYVGNGGLLAFNTALGNDASVTDRLVVNGSTAGTGSVKVTNVGGLGAPTTEGIKIIDVAGASNGAFALLGDYMIQGQQAVIGGAYAYTCRRTIPTATGI
- a CDS encoding PepSY domain-containing protein produces the protein MWWPRQGRFWRSISVRKGVSLLRFVVDVHNTAGFWASIALPVISITGVGIIFPDAVRPVVGLLSQATPDPSPPAAAAASATGAQATVT
- a CDS encoding YncE family protein: MGFAAAAQAQYLIVGNDEKVAFTDGKPVLSPPGKDTVSIIDIRDRAKPRIVVNLPLENSVFGPPTNLAITPDGKLALVTNSIDVVKDGDTLKSVPGNNLFVIDLTTSPPAVIATIQTGKQPSGMAINRAGNLALVANRADNSVSVLSISGKTVAVVGTVALAPADAPSQQPSAVAITPDGKRALVAKATANKVALLDIDGTTVTYKGYDMLTGVFPYNVQITADGRRGLVNHDGNAGVADGQVSTVAVIDMTLDPPREVDQVVVGDGPEGLAVNPTDAYAVTLLTNGSGGSVPNNAFFRHDHAVAVLLKTDGKKVRKLGETEVGTLAEGIAFSPDGRFLYIANLGEQELATYRLAGNKLVPVGLPLKLPGHPASMRGSTP
- a CDS encoding autotransporter outer membrane beta-barrel domain-containing protein, with product MKSSLANPPPTTVPPPPPPAAPPGPLYQPGVPLYESYAQVLLGLNELPTLQQRVGNRYRGGSDATARAGMAYAQLDGAAPESPVWARVEGRHATMQPSTTSGSTYQADQLKVQTGIDGLALENDKGKLIVGLTAQYGTVAADVASVFGNGKIRADGYSTGATLTWYGDSGFYVDSQAQTTWYNANLTSALTGTMAHGNDGFGYAFGVEGGRRFGVANGFSLTPQAQLVYSAVNFDTFFDRFGARVSLGRGDSLLGRVGLSLDHQRTWRDEAGRLTRSDVYGIANLHYEFLDGAVVNVSGASLANANDRLWGSIGAGGTYSWADGRYAVYGEVSYNTSLSPAGDSHSYKGAGGFRVVW
- a CDS encoding peroxiredoxin-like family protein, whose product is MTDFVHLFPRRAVPPLRVDLASGGTFDLAREKPEHFTLLVFYRGLHCPICKTQLRELESKLEEFDKRGIAVVAVSSDTKERATQTRDDWGLTRLRIGYGLDLAAARRWGLFISSGRGMTSTGVEEPARFSEPALYLIRPDGTLYFGSVQTMPFARPHFADILAAIDYVLKNNYPARGEVMDLSEAAPAA